The Rhopalosiphum maidis isolate BTI-1 chromosome 1, ASM367621v3, whole genome shotgun sequence genome has a segment encoding these proteins:
- the LOC113547755 gene encoding uncharacterized protein LOC113547755, with amino-acid sequence MLRIQFEILNSNIKKYMFINLAICLVLTYFELINSINYITTFIVVGALLKGNTIRAMPYALILTAIGYMFDSFYIFFGTTNYVSSSCVKFFHCIMHIFSILYMLLYILMLYCYWLHCMTVAQKKQIRLQLGLYDVDTR; translated from the exons ATGCTACGGATTCAATTCGAAATCTTGAactcaaacataaaaaaatatatgttcataAATTTAGCCATATGttta GTATTGACGTATTTCgagttaataaattcaattaactACATTACAACCTTCATTGTTGTCGGAGCTTTACTCAAG ggaAACACCATTCGTGCTATGCCTTATGCACTGATTTTAACGGCAATTGGATATATGtttgatagtttttatatttttttcggcactactaa TTATGTTAGTTCGAGTTGTGTCAAATTCTTCCattgtataatgcatattttct ctATCCTGTACATGCTTCTCTACATACtgatgttatattgttattggctGCATTGTATGACTGTGGCgcagaaaaaacaaataagacTACAATTGGGCTTATATGACGTGGATACGAGATAG